A window of Deltaproteobacteria bacterium contains these coding sequences:
- a CDS encoding DUF481 domain-containing protein, which yields MRWMQRQVSNQRSELIVNNRIFLSSVLILGVLVTSAPALAIVNVLPSGTQKDGFAGKFATSVTWRTGNTNLLQWSGSANASYHHADHGLLFKAQVTYGSKSEEVYIARTFEHIRYRYTLTDWLTTEALFQHQYDMFKALKFRALLGWGLAANWQPFENLSMVLGSTYLLEREIEGTDEPITISSFADFDHRWSNYVQLGWNITETIGLNSTNFLQPRLDDFSDLRIYSENSLTVKANDIFSVKVSFNATYDSEPYSDVDTVIESLDTNLKTSLEFSF from the coding sequence ATGCGCTGGATGCAGCGGCAGGTAAGTAATCAAAGAAGCGAGCTTATTGTGAACAATAGAATATTCCTTTCGAGCGTCCTTATATTGGGTGTTTTAGTCACCTCTGCGCCGGCTTTAGCCATCGTAAATGTTTTACCAAGTGGAACCCAGAAAGATGGTTTTGCGGGCAAGTTTGCAACATCGGTTACCTGGCGAACCGGCAACACAAATTTGCTTCAATGGTCGGGCAGTGCGAATGCTTCTTACCATCACGCTGACCACGGCCTGTTGTTTAAGGCGCAGGTTACCTACGGCTCAAAGAGTGAAGAAGTTTATATTGCTCGTACCTTTGAGCATATCCGCTATCGTTACACGTTAACGGACTGGCTAACGACTGAAGCCTTGTTTCAGCACCAGTATGATATGTTTAAGGCACTTAAGTTCAGGGCGCTTCTTGGCTGGGGGCTTGCAGCGAATTGGCAGCCCTTTGAGAATCTAAGCATGGTGCTTGGCTCAACTTATTTACTCGAGCGTGAAATTGAAGGGACCGATGAACCCATCACGATTTCAAGTTTCGCAGATTTTGACCACCGTTGGTCCAACTACGTTCAACTGGGCTGGAATATCACCGAGACTATTGGCTTGAACTCCACCAACTTCTTGCAACCGCGCCTGGACGATTTTTCAGATCTAAGAATTTATTCTGAAAATAGCTTAACGGTGAAGGCGAATGATATTTTTTCCGTGAAGGTCTCCTTTAACGCAACTTACGACAGTGAGCCCTACAGTGATGTCGATACAGTGATCGAGTCTCTAGATACCAACCTAAAGACATCTCTTGAGTTCAGTTTTTAG
- a CDS encoding ABC transporter permease — translation MNPILTIAGRELKSYFDSPIAYIVVVSFLLVAGWMFFGSFFLMERADMRMFFAPSPFSPSMLLVIMVPALTMRLVAEEKKSGTIEFLTTMPVTDTQVILGKFLGAFALLSSAILATLIYAVCVSFVGDLDWGPVISGYVGLLLFVAAMTAIGLLCSTLTSNQIVAFIIGFLVCAGLYFVYWLQFFMPQGLGAIVEYLSLSFHLDNLARGVIDTRDVLYYLSVTSGALFLSVQSMNRQHA, via the coding sequence ATGAATCCCATATTAACAATCGCCGGGCGTGAACTGAAAAGTTATTTCGATTCTCCAATCGCGTATATTGTGGTCGTTTCATTTCTGTTGGTTGCAGGTTGGATGTTTTTTGGTTCGTTTTTCTTAATGGAACGAGCGGATATGAGAATGTTCTTTGCTCCATCACCATTTAGTCCTTCGATGCTGCTGGTTATCATGGTTCCTGCACTCACGATGCGCCTTGTGGCCGAAGAAAAGAAATCAGGAACGATTGAGTTTTTGACAACGATGCCGGTTACGGACACTCAGGTTATCCTCGGGAAATTCCTTGGCGCTTTTGCCTTACTAAGTTCTGCTATCTTAGCCACACTCATCTATGCGGTTTGTGTAAGTTTCGTCGGGGATTTGGACTGGGGTCCAGTAATCTCCGGTTATGTTGGCCTCCTGCTTTTTGTAGCGGCTATGACTGCTATCGGCCTTTTGTGTTCAACATTAACGAGTAATCAAATCGTGGCCTTTATCATTGGCTTTCTGGTTTGTGCGGGACTCTATTTTGTTTATTGGCTGCAGTTTTTCATGCCTCAAGGTCTGGGCGCGATTGTTGAGTACCTGTCCTTAAGCTTCCATCTTGATAATTTGGCGAGGGGCGTGATCGATACACGCGATGTTCTTTACTATTTGAGCGTAACTTCGGGTGCACTCTTCTTGTCGGTTCAATCGATGAACCGTCAGCACGCGTAA
- a CDS encoding ATP-binding cassette domain-containing protein: protein MVQTHGLIKDYGPNRAVKGISFEVSKGEVLGFLGPNGAGKSTTMKMLTGFLKPTSGSVTVGGIAVADEPLEAQRRIGYLPESAPMYDDMMVVDFLHFAAKLRGVPLDLRKSRLMEIGQRCGLEKVLGKDIGQLSKGYRQRVGLAQALVHDPDLLILDEPTSGLDPNQIVEIRQLIRELGQEKTVILSTHILPEVQATCSRIVIINDGELVADDTPEALMEQQEGGQINVVVAPRNGTPLERNRIQEHFQGLPGVRSVAHTDGDGQGTLGFKIRTSGTDDPRRDIFGAAVAQDWVLLDLHREHVSLEDTFRRLTQG from the coding sequence ATGGTTCAAACTCATGGCCTCATAAAAGACTATGGACCTAATCGCGCTGTTAAAGGAATTTCCTTCGAGGTCTCTAAGGGTGAGGTCTTAGGTTTTCTCGGTCCAAATGGTGCAGGTAAAAGTACCACCATGAAAATGCTGACGGGCTTTCTAAAGCCAACGTCGGGTTCAGTCACAGTTGGCGGAATCGCGGTGGCGGACGAGCCATTGGAGGCGCAGCGCCGCATTGGCTATCTGCCGGAAAGCGCGCCCATGTACGACGACATGATGGTCGTTGATTTTCTACATTTTGCGGCAAAGCTTCGAGGCGTACCACTGGACCTTCGCAAGAGCCGCTTGATGGAAATTGGCCAGCGCTGTGGATTAGAGAAAGTTTTAGGTAAAGACATCGGCCAGCTTTCTAAAGGATACCGTCAGAGAGTAGGACTTGCGCAGGCACTGGTTCATGACCCTGATTTATTGATTCTCGATGAACCAACCTCCGGGCTCGATCCCAATCAAATCGTTGAGATTCGCCAGCTCATTCGTGAATTGGGGCAAGAAAAAACAGTCATTTTATCAACGCATATTCTCCCAGAGGTCCAGGCTACATGTAGCCGGATTGTCATCATTAATGATGGTGAGTTGGTTGCCGATGATACGCCAGAGGCTTTGATGGAGCAGCAAGAAGGCGGCCAAATAAATGTTGTGGTTGCTCCCCGAAACGGTACTCCACTTGAGCGGAACCGAATCCAAGAGCATTTCCAGGGCTTACCTGGCGTAAGATCTGTGGCCCACACCGATGGTGACGGGCAGGGCACCCTGGGCTTCAAAATTCGCACATCGGGAACCGATGACCCAAGAAGAGATATTTTTGGCGCAGCCGTGGCACAGGATTGGGTTCTTTTAGATTTACATCGAGAGCACGTTTCTCTCGAAGATACTTTTAGACGCTTAACTCAGGGGTAG
- the rfaE1 gene encoding D-glycero-beta-D-manno-heptose-7-phosphate kinase produces MTTALDTLFVRDTPLRILVVGDVMIDGYLEGDVGRTSPEAPVPVVLSKNTRHVAGGAANVANNLRALGSHVTLAGFTGDDAEGKTLAHLVQAAGIEHCFVKDPSRPTTYKLRIVAQNQHMLRIDRESKNLATAAMTDALWNKIEPLLARVDGVVVSDYAKGVVGISLMNRLIAEATKLGLKVCVDPKGRDYSRYRGAYMITPNRREVGEAAQRNIDLPEDFQQAVAELKEQTQAEVVLATCGADGMLVYESDKQALRLPAQASEVYDVTGAGDTVISVAAMGVFCGMAVSDAAELANIAAGIAVGKFGTVVVLPEELRSSVARGGSDQYAKILDFDEAVSVAERYRQAGKNIVFTNGCFDLLHAGHVHYLQQARLSGDLLMIGLNTDASVQRLKGPKRPIVPEKERAAVLSALECVSHVVLFDEDTPKNIIESLKPDVLVKGADWPADKVVGRDFVEGRGGKLVLIDTLEGRSSTEIVNTILARESANTQAG; encoded by the coding sequence ATGACCACAGCACTTGATACCTTATTCGTTCGGGACACACCTCTGAGGATTCTCGTGGTGGGCGATGTGATGATAGATGGTTACCTTGAAGGTGATGTCGGTCGGACTTCACCCGAGGCCCCCGTACCCGTTGTTCTCTCGAAAAATACCCGTCATGTTGCAGGCGGTGCTGCAAACGTAGCCAATAATCTCAGAGCTCTGGGCTCTCATGTTACCCTGGCCGGATTTACCGGGGATGACGCTGAAGGAAAGACTTTGGCACATTTGGTTCAGGCTGCAGGTATTGAGCATTGCTTCGTAAAAGATCCCAGCAGACCGACAACTTATAAGCTTCGGATCGTCGCTCAAAACCAACATATGTTGCGAATCGACAGAGAGTCCAAGAACCTGGCAACCGCAGCTATGACGGATGCGCTCTGGAACAAGATAGAACCTCTTTTAGCGCGGGTTGATGGGGTCGTTGTTTCTGATTACGCCAAGGGGGTTGTAGGCATCTCATTAATGAATCGCCTTATAGCTGAAGCTACGAAGCTTGGCCTGAAAGTCTGCGTCGATCCAAAAGGCCGTGATTACAGCCGATATCGCGGTGCTTATATGATTACCCCCAATCGCCGGGAAGTTGGCGAGGCGGCTCAGCGAAATATCGATTTACCTGAGGATTTCCAGCAAGCGGTTGCAGAGCTGAAGGAGCAAACCCAGGCAGAGGTTGTTCTGGCCACTTGCGGTGCAGACGGCATGCTTGTTTATGAGTCGGATAAGCAGGCGTTGAGATTACCTGCCCAAGCCTCCGAGGTGTATGATGTGACGGGTGCTGGCGATACAGTGATCTCAGTTGCAGCCATGGGAGTTTTTTGTGGTATGGCCGTAAGCGATGCCGCTGAACTTGCCAATATTGCAGCGGGGATAGCGGTCGGAAAGTTCGGAACCGTGGTAGTCTTACCGGAAGAGCTAAGGTCAAGTGTGGCTCGCGGTGGCAGTGACCAGTATGCAAAGATTTTGGATTTCGACGAGGCGGTATCGGTGGCTGAGAGGTACCGGCAAGCGGGTAAAAATATCGTTTTTACAAATGGTTGCTTTGACCTGCTTCATGCGGGCCATGTTCATTACCTGCAGCAAGCGCGGCTCAGTGGCGATCTCTTAATGATTGGCCTCAACACAGATGCATCTGTTCAAAGGCTTAAAGGCCCCAAGCGCCCCATTGTTCCAGAAAAAGAACGAGCCGCTGTACTTAGCGCTCTGGAGTGCGTGAGTCATGTTGTGCTCTTTGATGAAGATACCCCGAAAAATATAATCGAATCACTTAAGCCTGATGTTCTCGTCAAAGGTGCTGACTGGCCGGCCGATAAGGTTGTAGGCCGTGACTTTGTCGAAGGTAGAGGGGGCAAACTTGTCCTAATCGACACCTTGGAAGGCCGCTCCAGCACTGAGATCGTGAATACGATTTTAGCGAGAGAAAGTGCTAACACCCAGGCGGGCTAA
- a CDS encoding GldG family protein, giving the protein MKQTKTIDKSILVFAVIGSLIALNVLALEMFARADLTRDGQFTLSDATVKSLEELPDPVRIDAYFTANLPAPYGNNARYVRDLLEEYYARNSADFSFQFIDPATAESDADKEKKKNVQKDIFGRSVREATELETKLQELGIPPVELRVNEDDKLEVKRIFMGLALHYGDQTEVIPVVQNTANLEYELTTIIRKMVRPRIPKVAFLVGHDGPEPKKDMGRLWGMLGQLYSLTELDLTQMPMMEDLDALIIAGPKSALGANEISQIEEFIAGGGSAAFLLDALSVDQQTLQTEPKVHGLQGLLATYGVVPSSELVLDKSCSTINVMRQQGYMRVAQQVAYPFMPVSEDLDNEHPLTRGLGQVALPFASPLVVEDSQLGHEVDVLVRSSKESWLANAPFNMDPFQRWTLDALGEQAAHPLVAVVKLKQTSARQSRVLVAGTSSFLTDQFMQRSNEALVLNLLDWLVLDEDLLAVRTRGLAAAPLEELEDSERLTVKYGNIVGLPLLFMLFGIVRWRRREARRLTAQF; this is encoded by the coding sequence ATGAAGCAAACTAAGACTATAGATAAATCGATTTTGGTATTCGCAGTCATCGGTAGCTTAATTGCGTTAAACGTTTTGGCGCTTGAGATGTTTGCAAGAGCAGACCTTACGAGAGACGGACAGTTTACGCTGAGTGACGCCACAGTTAAGAGCCTGGAAGAATTACCAGACCCGGTTCGCATCGATGCTTATTTTACGGCGAACTTGCCGGCGCCTTATGGAAACAATGCTCGGTACGTGCGTGATTTGCTCGAGGAGTATTACGCTCGTAATAGCGCTGACTTTAGCTTTCAATTTATAGACCCCGCAACTGCTGAAAGTGATGCAGATAAAGAGAAGAAGAAGAACGTTCAAAAAGATATTTTCGGACGAAGTGTTCGGGAGGCAACCGAACTCGAGACGAAGCTTCAGGAGCTTGGTATCCCTCCGGTTGAGTTGCGTGTGAATGAAGATGATAAGCTTGAGGTGAAGCGTATTTTTATGGGCTTGGCTCTTCATTATGGTGACCAAACCGAGGTCATTCCTGTTGTTCAAAACACTGCTAATCTCGAGTACGAACTCACAACCATCATCCGCAAAATGGTACGTCCTCGCATACCGAAGGTAGCTTTTTTAGTAGGGCACGATGGCCCTGAACCTAAAAAAGATATGGGGCGACTTTGGGGAATGCTTGGCCAGCTCTACAGTCTGACTGAACTCGATTTAACCCAGATGCCGATGATGGAAGATTTAGACGCTTTGATCATTGCGGGTCCAAAGTCTGCGTTGGGTGCCAATGAAATAAGTCAAATTGAAGAGTTTATTGCAGGCGGTGGGTCGGCGGCGTTTTTACTCGATGCGCTTTCAGTCGATCAGCAAACTTTGCAAACTGAGCCGAAGGTACACGGACTTCAAGGTCTTTTGGCAACTTACGGTGTGGTTCCATCCTCTGAGCTTGTTTTAGACAAGTCATGCTCAACGATTAACGTGATGCGCCAACAAGGTTATATGCGAGTAGCTCAACAGGTTGCATATCCATTTATGCCGGTATCGGAAGATTTAGATAACGAGCATCCTTTGACCCGAGGACTGGGGCAAGTTGCATTACCATTTGCGAGTCCGCTGGTTGTTGAGGATTCGCAGCTTGGTCATGAGGTTGATGTCTTGGTTCGTTCGTCTAAAGAGTCTTGGCTTGCGAATGCGCCATTCAACATGGACCCATTTCAGCGCTGGACGTTAGATGCACTCGGAGAGCAGGCGGCGCATCCGTTGGTGGCTGTTGTAAAATTGAAGCAAACATCGGCGCGTCAATCACGCGTTTTAGTCGCCGGTACATCCAGCTTTTTAACAGACCAGTTCATGCAACGCAGCAACGAAGCTTTGGTTTTGAATTTGCTGGATTGGCTCGTCTTGGATGAAGACTTGTTAGCGGTGCGAACCAGAGGGCTCGCGGCCGCACCATTAGAGGAATTAGAGGATTCAGAGCGATTGACGGTGAAGTACGGGAATATTGTGGGTCTGCCACTTTTGTTCATGCTC